The following are encoded in a window of Vibrio sp. SCSIO 43136 genomic DNA:
- a CDS encoding multidrug effflux MFS transporter, with product MPTSIQYKTILLACLIISIGQLSMGLVFPALPWIAKDFHMPLDEAQLLIAGYLFGFGPSQFIYGPISDALGRKKVLLAGLAIALVGIGVIVLMQDNFYGMVAGRFIQGLGTGCCAVLARASTRDRYSGAHLPTAMSYIAMVASITPLVAPVFGGFINAHFGWQMVFVSLFCYVALAYMVLSIRFDETMVNKSQIPNPKAMLSQYKALLTSKYFVSFAGIGWLNFSLMITTISVMPFIMQNQIGMSSDEYALWAIIPALGMLLGTSLSNRLRPVLGAKRLLLCTPVLQILSAMWLFTCPIEPIYMMLGQLIMTTSNGMALPVSQAMVLQPYKKEAGSAAAMAGGGQMLVSAIMSMLLVQVGLSQPWHIALVALGFALVTVANIFRGFAATTPNSP from the coding sequence ATGCCCACCTCTATCCAATACAAAACCATCTTACTGGCCTGCTTGATCATTAGTATCGGCCAACTCAGCATGGGACTTGTCTTTCCTGCGCTTCCTTGGATTGCTAAAGACTTCCATATGCCGCTCGACGAAGCCCAGCTATTAATTGCTGGTTATCTGTTTGGATTTGGCCCATCACAATTTATTTATGGCCCTATCTCGGACGCACTAGGTAGAAAGAAGGTACTACTGGCTGGTTTAGCTATTGCTCTGGTGGGCATTGGAGTTATCGTTTTAATGCAAGACAATTTCTATGGCATGGTTGCTGGGCGATTCATACAAGGTCTGGGGACTGGCTGCTGCGCTGTATTAGCAAGAGCTTCCACCCGTGACAGGTACAGTGGTGCTCACTTGCCAACGGCAATGTCATATATTGCGATGGTTGCCTCAATTACTCCACTGGTTGCCCCTGTGTTTGGCGGTTTTATCAATGCCCACTTTGGTTGGCAGATGGTGTTTGTGTCCCTATTTTGCTATGTCGCCCTTGCGTACATGGTACTGTCTATTCGTTTTGACGAAACCATGGTCAACAAAAGCCAAATCCCAAACCCTAAGGCGATGCTTAGCCAATATAAGGCACTGCTCACTAGCAAGTATTTCGTCAGCTTTGCAGGCATCGGATGGCTCAACTTTAGCTTGATGATCACGACGATCTCTGTGATGCCATTCATTATGCAAAACCAAATTGGCATGAGCTCCGATGAATATGCATTGTGGGCAATCATCCCTGCGTTAGGGATGTTACTGGGCACCAGTTTAAGCAACCGACTTCGCCCAGTTCTCGGTGCTAAGCGATTACTGCTTTGCACCCCAGTTCTACAAATCTTATCGGCGATGTGGCTATTTACCTGCCCGATCGAGCCCATATACATGATGCTCGGACAACTGATTATGACCACAAGCAACGGCATGGCACTGCCAGTGTCACAAGCCATGGTACTGCAACCCTATAAAAAAGAAGCGGGATCGGCAGCAGCGATGGCCGGTGGTGGACAAATGCTAGTTTCTGCCATCATGAGTATGTTGCTAGTTCAGGTAGGCCTGAGCCAGCCTTGGCATATTGCATTGGTGGCACTGGGTTTTGCTTTGGTGACTGTGGCTAATATCTTTCGTGGGTTTGCCGCAACAACACCGAACTCTCCATAA
- a CDS encoding DUF6508 domain-containing protein: protein MSIKQADLDFLKQQFIAAKNSLSDIAPYDFVPSYPREIIDFMENLQSDLWVNSNYCFSDSTEVIENLDNASAMDIKGIFTHFARIERFCDGAWIGILEKQPWEQLFERLEQLAR, encoded by the coding sequence ATGAGCATTAAACAGGCCGATCTTGATTTTTTAAAGCAGCAATTTATCGCTGCAAAAAACAGCCTTTCAGACATTGCACCCTATGACTTTGTGCCAAGTTATCCAAGAGAAATCATCGACTTCATGGAGAACCTTCAAAGTGATTTGTGGGTAAACAGTAACTACTGTTTTAGTGATAGCACCGAAGTAATTGAAAATCTAGACAACGCTAGTGCTATGGATATTAAGGGTATTTTCACTCATTTCGCTCGTATTGAGAGGTTTTGTGATGGTGCATGGATCGGAATCTTAGAGAAACAACCTTGGGAACAACTGTTTGAACGCTTAGAGCAACTCGCAAGGTAA
- a CDS encoding manganese-dependent inorganic pyrophosphatase: MNKTLLISSLSFLAAPTMAFDLGDPSQNDTTNLVWTGHISPDTDTVTSAIIAAHIYGGVAVVPEQINPESKFVLEYCNYQAPEVMPDFSGKQVGLVDFNQKTQLQATIDESSIVTIIDHHAIGGKPVNMAQVATLDIRPWGSAATILADRAEQIGVKLPKEIACTTLGGILSDTVVLQSSTTTKYDHQYAQSLAKTAGIKDINDFGQQMLVAKSDLSHMSAETILTMDYKNFEFAGKKVGIGVAETLTAEQLLARKQEFIEAMKAHKADKQLDHLFFSVTDTKNKQANLIWIDAQDGEVAKQAFDQDKANQWLNLPGVTSRKRQIAPAIQSAIESIN, from the coding sequence ATGAACAAAACTCTACTGATTTCTTCTCTTTCATTTCTAGCAGCACCAACGATGGCATTTGATCTTGGTGATCCGAGTCAAAATGACACCACCAATCTGGTATGGACGGGTCACATTAGCCCAGATACGGATACGGTGACTTCAGCAATTATTGCTGCGCACATCTATGGCGGTGTTGCTGTCGTGCCTGAACAAATCAATCCAGAGAGCAAATTCGTTCTAGAGTATTGTAATTACCAAGCCCCAGAAGTGATGCCGGATTTTTCCGGCAAGCAAGTGGGTTTGGTTGATTTCAACCAAAAAACACAGTTACAAGCAACCATCGATGAGTCAAGTATCGTCACCATTATCGACCACCATGCTATTGGTGGTAAGCCTGTGAACATGGCGCAAGTAGCAACGTTGGATATTCGCCCATGGGGTTCAGCGGCAACAATTTTAGCTGACCGAGCGGAGCAAATTGGGGTTAAGTTACCGAAAGAAATTGCCTGTACTACTTTGGGTGGCATCTTGTCCGATACGGTGGTTTTGCAATCTTCAACCACGACCAAATATGACCATCAATACGCTCAGTCACTGGCGAAAACAGCAGGCATCAAAGACATCAACGATTTTGGCCAACAAATGCTGGTGGCTAAGTCGGATTTAAGCCATATGAGCGCTGAAACTATTTTGACAATGGACTACAAAAACTTTGAGTTTGCAGGCAAAAAAGTGGGTATCGGTGTTGCAGAAACACTGACAGCAGAACAACTGCTAGCTCGTAAACAAGAGTTTATTGAAGCGATGAAGGCACATAAAGCTGACAAGCAACTAGACCACTTGTTCTTCTCGGTGACGGATACCAAAAACAAACAAGCAAACCTGATTTGGATTGACGCACAAGACGGTGAAGTCGCCAAGCAGGCATTTGATCAAGATAAAGCCAATCAGTGGTTAAATCTGCCTGGAGTTACGTCGCGTAAACGCCAAATTGCGCCTGCAATTCAGTCTGCGATAGAGTCCATCAACTAA
- a CDS encoding MalY/PatB family protein, with protein sequence MANYNFTRPLERNDSTSIKTNQTVIKQVLGLNYYPDTIPMWVADMDFECAPAIVEALSKRAAQGNFGYSYLSDEYFESVINWYGRRHDMNIDKQWLVFSNGTVSAIRNVVRAFTEQGDGVIIQPPVYYPFEMQIKETGREVVRNHLLKDKDNHYRIDLDDFERQCKDPKNKLFIYCNPHNPTGNIWSREVTQELLRLCHENGVMVFSDEIHADLIRQGESFTSALNLKFSDNVIVATAVNKTFNVAGLHITNLVIKNKTVRKTLNNFTGWIGVSPFAVDATIAAFNQEEAWVEEVNQVITHNMAYMEQYLGTHLPKVKFFVPQATYLAWLDFSAFGMEEKELLNKIADQAHLILEGGSMFGEHGKGFIRINVACPTSILEEALHRLVHALGD encoded by the coding sequence ATGGCTAACTACAACTTCACCCGCCCTCTGGAGCGCAACGACAGTACATCAATCAAAACTAATCAGACGGTTATTAAGCAAGTCTTAGGGCTTAACTACTACCCTGACACCATCCCTATGTGGGTTGCAGACATGGATTTTGAATGTGCTCCGGCGATAGTTGAAGCGTTATCCAAACGGGCTGCACAAGGTAACTTTGGCTATAGTTACCTCTCTGATGAGTATTTTGAAAGTGTGATCAATTGGTATGGTCGCCGACACGACATGAATATCGACAAACAGTGGTTGGTATTTAGTAATGGCACAGTATCAGCGATTCGAAATGTGGTACGTGCGTTTACAGAGCAAGGCGATGGGGTGATCATTCAACCTCCTGTCTACTATCCGTTTGAAATGCAAATCAAGGAAACTGGTCGTGAGGTCGTGCGAAATCATTTGCTCAAAGACAAGGATAACCACTATCGCATCGACTTGGATGATTTTGAGCGCCAGTGTAAGGACCCAAAGAACAAGTTATTCATCTACTGTAACCCTCATAACCCGACGGGAAATATTTGGAGTAGGGAAGTCACACAAGAGTTACTGCGACTATGTCATGAAAATGGCGTGATGGTTTTTTCTGATGAAATTCATGCTGATTTGATACGCCAAGGTGAGTCTTTTACCTCAGCTCTTAATCTTAAGTTCAGTGACAATGTTATCGTCGCAACGGCCGTGAATAAGACTTTTAATGTGGCGGGGCTGCACATTACCAACCTAGTAATAAAAAACAAAACAGTGCGGAAAACGCTAAACAACTTCACAGGCTGGATCGGGGTTTCCCCATTTGCAGTGGATGCCACGATTGCGGCATTTAACCAAGAGGAAGCGTGGGTTGAAGAGGTGAACCAAGTCATCACGCATAATATGGCTTACATGGAGCAATATCTTGGTACTCACTTACCAAAAGTTAAGTTTTTTGTACCTCAGGCCACATACCTTGCTTGGTTAGATTTCTCTGCTTTTGGCATGGAAGAGAAAGAGCTACTCAATAAGATCGCCGATCAAGCGCACCTCATCTTGGAGGGAGGAAGTATGTTCGGTGAACATGGAAAAGGGTTCATTCGCATTAATGTTGCTTGTCCTACCTCGATTTTAGAAGAGGCATTGCATCGCTTGGTTCATGCACTTGGCGACTGA